In the Nicotiana tabacum cultivar K326 chromosome 16, ASM71507v2, whole genome shotgun sequence genome, one interval contains:
- the LOC107802143 gene encoding CDP-diacylglycerol--glycerol-3-phosphate 3-phosphatidyltransferase 2 isoform X2, translated as MLVGLKLTASFASIYGHKPYTFFPTFTSTTTSTSTAVNTNHQAVPPTFICRCRRIATPAPAYPFPAKVLGVSCLSMGSAFRPSSSPSKSAKLLTLPTILTIGRVAAIPILVTTFYVDSWWGPTATTGIFIAAAITDWLDGYLARKMNLGTAFGAFLDPVADKLMVAATLILLCTRPLEASVFGQLPWLLTVPSIAIIGREITMSAVREWAASQGGKLSEAVAVNNLGKWKTATQMIALTILLVTRDSSLSGSGIFVASGVILLYVSAWLAVWSLVVYMRKIWKVLLM; from the exons ATGCTCGTGGGGCTCAAACTCACCGCTAGTTTCGCCTCTATTTATGGCCACAAGCCCTACACTTTCTTCCCCACCTTCACTTCCACCACAACCTCCACCTCCACCGCCGTAAATACAAATCATCAGGCGGTGCCGCCGACATTCATCTGCCGTTGCCGGAGGATCGCAACTCCGGCGCCGGCGTATCCATTTCCGGCGAAAGTCTTAGGTGTTTCCTGTCTTAGCATGGGCTCTGCATTTCGGCCGTCATCATCTCCGTCAAAGTCTGCTAAGTTGCTTACATTGCCTACAATTTTGACGATCGGCCGGGTTGCCGCAATCCCGATTCTCGTAACCA CATTTTATGTTGATAGCTGGTGGGGACCAACCGCTACAACAGGTATATTTATTGCTGCAGCAATAACTGATTGGCTTGATGGATACCTTGCTCGCAAG ATGAACTTAGGAACTGCCTTTGGTGCATTTTTAGATCCAGTGGCTGATAAG CTAATGGTTGCTGCCACCTTGATCTTGTTGTGCACTAGACCTTTGGAGGCTAGTGTGTTTGGGCAATTGCCATGGTTACTAACTGTACCTTCAATTGCGATAATAGGCAGGGAG ATTACTATGTCTGCAGTTAGAGAATGGGCAGCTTCTCAGGGTGGTAAACTTTCAGAG GCTGTTGCTGTGAATAACTTGGGGAAGTGGAAAACAGCCACTCAGATGATTGCATTGACCATCCTCCTGGTTACCAGAGATAGCAG TTTATCAGGGTCTGGAATTTTTGTAGCGTCCGGTGTGATCTTGCTATATGTTTCAGCGTGGCTTGCTGTATGGTCTCTGGTCGTGTATATGAGAAAGATATGGAAAGTATTGTTGATGTAG
- the LOC107802143 gene encoding CDP-diacylglycerol--glycerol-3-phosphate 3-phosphatidyltransferase 2 isoform X1, protein MLVGLKLTASFASIYGHKPYTFFPTFTSTTTSTSTAVNTNHQAVPPTFICRCRRIATPAPAYPFPAKVLGVSCLSMGSAFRPSSSPSKSAKLLTLPTILTIGRVAAIPILVTTFYVDSWWGPTATTGIFIAAAITDWLDGYLARKMNLGTAFGAFLDPVADKLMVAATLILLCTRPLEASVFGQLPWLLTVPSIAIIGREITMSAVREWAASQGGKLSEAVAVNNLGKWKTATQMIALTILLVTRDSRVWNFCSVRCDLAICFSVACCMVSGRVYEKDMESIVDVEIMAINCILARATSCGGAGCTQADP, encoded by the exons ATGCTCGTGGGGCTCAAACTCACCGCTAGTTTCGCCTCTATTTATGGCCACAAGCCCTACACTTTCTTCCCCACCTTCACTTCCACCACAACCTCCACCTCCACCGCCGTAAATACAAATCATCAGGCGGTGCCGCCGACATTCATCTGCCGTTGCCGGAGGATCGCAACTCCGGCGCCGGCGTATCCATTTCCGGCGAAAGTCTTAGGTGTTTCCTGTCTTAGCATGGGCTCTGCATTTCGGCCGTCATCATCTCCGTCAAAGTCTGCTAAGTTGCTTACATTGCCTACAATTTTGACGATCGGCCGGGTTGCCGCAATCCCGATTCTCGTAACCA CATTTTATGTTGATAGCTGGTGGGGACCAACCGCTACAACAGGTATATTTATTGCTGCAGCAATAACTGATTGGCTTGATGGATACCTTGCTCGCAAG ATGAACTTAGGAACTGCCTTTGGTGCATTTTTAGATCCAGTGGCTGATAAG CTAATGGTTGCTGCCACCTTGATCTTGTTGTGCACTAGACCTTTGGAGGCTAGTGTGTTTGGGCAATTGCCATGGTTACTAACTGTACCTTCAATTGCGATAATAGGCAGGGAG ATTACTATGTCTGCAGTTAGAGAATGGGCAGCTTCTCAGGGTGGTAAACTTTCAGAG GCTGTTGCTGTGAATAACTTGGGGAAGTGGAAAACAGCCACTCAGATGATTGCATTGACCATCCTCCTGGTTACCAGAGATAGCAG GGTCTGGAATTTTTGTAGCGTCCGGTGTGATCTTGCTATATGTTTCAGCGTGGCTTGCTGTATGGTCTCTGGTCGTGTATATGAGAAAGATATGGAAAGTATTGTTGATGTAGAAATCATGGCCATTAATTGCATTTTGGCTCGTGCTACTAGCTGTGGAGGAGCAGGTTGTACACAAGCAGATCCATGA